TGGTTGTGCAGCAAATATTGCCTACACCCTGCGTGGGCTGGGCCAGCCTTGCGGCCTGCTTGGCGCGATCGGTAAAGACGGTGCGGATTATCTGCAACGCTTACAGCAGCTTGGTATTCACACCAGCCAGGTCTTATCCGCCGATGATTGTTTTAGTGCCCAGGCCTTTATCACCACCGACATGGATGACAACCAAATCACGGCCTTCCACCCTGGCGCCATGAGCCGTGCGGGGGAAGTCGGTCTACCAACCGAAGAGATTCGCCTTGGCATCGTCTCTCCCAATGGCAAAGATGCCATGCTGCGCCATGCCCGCGAATTCGCCGGCCGCAAGATTCCATTTGTCTTTGATCCGGGCCAGGCCATGCCCATGTTCAACGCTGACGAACTCGATGGGTTCGTTGAGCAGGCCCACTGGGTCGCAGTGAACGACTATGAGGGCCACATGCTGGCCGAAAAACTTGGTACATCGCTTTCTGCGTTGGCCAAACGGGTGCCAGGCGGGCTAATCGTGACCCGGGGTGCAGAAGGGGTGGACCTGATTGAACAATCCGGCATGACGCGTGTCGAAGGCCTAGATGCAGCAAATGTTTTTGGTCACAAGGCGGTGGATCCAACGGGCTGCGGCGATGCCTTCCGTGGCGGCCTTCTTTTCGGCCTGGCAAAGGGCGCCTCATTGATCGACAGTGCACGCTTGGGCAATATCATGGGTGCTATGAAAGTGGTGCATCGTGGCGGCCAGAACCATCCGGTGGACCCGCGTATCGTTGCACAGCATCTGAAAGCGCTTTACCCCGATTCGGCAAGCCGACTTGGGTCACATCTGGAATAACCCAGTTATCGACTACTTGTGGAGATCATCATGACCCCATCTGTATCCATCCCATCCAAGAAACAGCCATCGTTGCGTGCCATGGTCGGCGTTACCGCAGCACTCGGGCTTGCTGTTCTGGTCTCGGGCTGTGCCACCCAAAGCAGTTCTTCTGCCGTCTATCGTGCTGATGAGACACAGCGGGAACAGACCGTGCGTATGGCCACGGTGGAGTCCGTTCGCAAAGTCATGATTCAACGAGACAGCAAAGGCATCGGTGTGATTGGTGGTGCCGTGGTGGGTGGCCTGGCCGGCAGTTCAGCCGGTGGCGGTCGTGGGCAAGATATCGCCACTGTCTTGGGTGCCATCGGCGGCATGGTGGCAGGCCAGGCCATTGAGAACCAGTCCAATCAGCGCGAAGGCTTAGAGGTGATCGTGAAATATGACTCGGGCGAGACCCGTGTGATTGTTCAAGAAGCGGATGTGGACGTGAAAGCCGGTGATCGGGTGCGCGTGATCAGCGGCGGTGGCGTACTGCGAATCAGCAAATAAGTCCGCGCCGCCAGAACAAGGCGGCGATCAAACCACTAAAACAAGTGCCGCATCACGCCGGATTCCATTTCGGCGATGACGGCACTTGCAATTTGCAGCATCAAAAAAGCGCCAATCGGCGACAGATCTAGGCCTGCCTGACGGCCTGGCCCCCGGCCCATAAGTTTTTGAAAAGGCAGCAGCATCGGGGCCACCAACAGGTCAAACACAGGCTTTAATGGATGCAGCGGGTTTAACCACGACAGCGCGACACTCACGATCAGCAACACTACCGCCAGCTGGAGCGACCAAGACAGCATCCACAGGGCGGCCAAGGCCACCAACCAACCAAAAGGACGCACTGGTTTTTGTAGAGAGGGGCTGTCGGCGAAGAGCCCCACCCCCATCAGAAAATAAAAAATCACCACCAACACCAGGGCAATCAACAGCCCAGCCAAGGCGCTTGCCCAGTCAAACCCGCCAAACCCAGGCAGTAAGCGCCGCAACGGCAGCACGATCCAATCCGTCATCTGAAAAGTTAGTCGACTAATGGGGTTTTGCGCATGCAGGCGCACCACCTGAAGATAGGCGCGCAGCAGGCAGGCCACCACAAATAGGCTTCCCACTGTCTTGATGGCTAACCAGAGAATATTCATAGTGGCAATGATACGGGCAGACGGAGGAGCATAAAAAAAGTCCCGCCAGGGCGGGACTTTTAAGGTTTCGAATCAGAAAATTCTGATCGAAAGACTGCTTACGGACGGCTGCCCGTTGGGAACGGCCAGGTGCTCGACAGCGTTGCAGCAGCGGCAGGCGCAGCAGCGGCTTTCTTAGCGCGCTTCTTGCCAGCTTTACGCTTAACGCCGGCTTTCTTAGCAGCGGGCTTCTTAGCAGCTTTACGCTTAGCGCCAGCTTTCTTGGCAGCAGGCTTCTTAGCGGCTTTACGCTTAGCGCCAGCTTTCTTAGCGGCAGGCTTCTTAGCGGCTTTACGCTTAGCGGCAGGCTTCTTAGCAGCTGCGCGCTTTTTAGCGGCGGGCTTCTTAGCAGCCTTACGCTTAGCGCCAGCTTTCTTAGCAGCAGGCTTCTTAGCAGCTACGCGCTTTTTAGCGGCAGGCTTCTTAGCAGCTGCGCGCTTTTTAGCAGCAGGTTTCTTGGCCGCAGTTTTTTTCTTTGCTGCGGGACGCTTCTTTGCTTTCTTCTTTGCTTCTTCAGCCATGGAGTACTCCTTCAAGCTAGAACAAAAGGGGATTCGCACCGGACGGTCCGAACCATTCATTTGCGCAAGAGAACAAGCCCCCAACGCTAATGAATTCTGTGTGGCGCAGACCTGGAGTCACCCTTTTGTCACTCCCAGGACAGTGCGCCGCCCGTCTGATACTCGATCACACGGGTTTCAAAGAAATTCCGTTCCTTTTTCAGGTCGACCATCTCGGCCATCCAGGGGAACGGGTTTTCCTCGTTGCCGAAAATTGGCTCCAGGCCAATTTGCTGGCAACGACGGTTTGCGATGTAACGCAGATAGGACTTGAACATCGACGCATTCAAGCCCAGCACACCGCGTGGCATGGTGTCTTCAGCGTAGCGATATTCGAGCTCTACTGCCTTTTGGAACAGGCCCCGCAACTCTTCCCGGAACTCGGGCGTCCAGAGGTGGGGGTTTTCCAGCTTGATGGTGTTGATCAGGTCGATGCCGAAGTTGCAGTGCATCGATTCGTCGCGAAGAATGTATTGATACTGCTCGGCAGCACCCGTCATTTTGTTCTGGCGACCCAAGGCCAGAATCTGAACAAAACCCACATAGAAGAACAGACCTTCCATCAGGCAGGCAAATACGATCAGAGACTTGAGCAGCTTTTGGTCGGCTTCCGGTGTGCCAGTCTTGAATTCCGGGTCGGTCAGCGTATCGATAAAGGGGATCAGAAACTCGTCTTTGTCCCGAATCGAGGCGACCTCGTGATAGGCGTTGAAGATTTCACCTTCGTCCAGGCCCAGGGATTCCACGATGTACTGGTAGGCATGAGTGTGGATGGCCTCTTCAAAGGCCTGACGCAGCAAATACTGGCGGCACTCGGGCGCGGTGATATGGCGGTAGGTGCCCAACACGATGTTATTGGCCGCTAATGAATCCGCGGTCACAAAAAAGCCCAGGTTGCGCTTAATCAGGCGGCGCTCGTCTTCGGTCAGTCCGTTGGGGTCTTTCCATGTCGCGATGTCGCGCGACATATTGATTTCTTGGGGCATCCAATGGTTGGCGCAGCCGGCCAGGTACTTTTCCCAGGCCCACTTGTATTTAAACGGCACCAACTGATTGACGTCGGTTGCAGCATTAATAATGCGCTTGTCTTCAACACGGACGCGGCGGGCTTGCGCAGAGTCCTGTGAAGGCACAGCGGATGCGGTGCCGACACCAGCAGGCGCTTGGGCCTGCGGCGTGAAGGACGCAGCGACCGGCTGCAAGGCCGGTGTGGCATTCAAAGCACCTGTCGCCAGGTTTGGCGTTTGTGCGATGGCGGTGGAGCTATCTTCCCAGTTCAGCATTTCGACTCTCACTTTACTTTTTCCCCCTCTTTGCCAGAGAGGTCTGACGATCACAGATTAGAAAACGGTTGTATCGACAAATGAAAGCAACGTGAGATTCGGTTGTTGTACACAGCGCGAATAATGCAAGAACATTTTTCACGTTGCAATCATTTTTTTAATTTTTTTTTAAATTCAAGAATGCGAGCACATTCGTGTCGCATTCTTGCCACTCCAAAACATCACTCCATCACTGACAAGCCTCGCACTCTGGATTGTCGATGGAGCAAAACTTCACATCGCTGCCGGCAGCCGAATCGGCAACTGCACCAGCGACAACACCGCCCGCGACTGGCACTGCATTTAACTGGCCGGTCGTAATGGTGGATTTCTCAGCATGCGTTGCACCCATGGTCCGCAGGTAGTAAGTTGTTTTCAGCCCGCGCAGCCAAGCGAGTTTGTAGGTTTCGTCTAGCTTTTTGCCAGAGGCCCCCGCCATGTAGATGTTGAGCGACTGGGCCTGATCGATCCATTTCTGGCGGCGGGCAGCACACTCCACCATCCAGCGAGTGTCGACCTCAAAGGCGGTTGCATACAGCTGGCGCAGCTCAGGCGGCACCCGGTCAATCTTGGCCAAGCTGCCATCGAAGTACTTCAGATCGGCGACCATGACCTCGTCCCAAAGGCCGAGCTTCTTTAAGTCCTGCACCAGATACTCGTTGACCACCGTGAACTCCCCAGAGAGGTTCGACTTCACGTAGAGGTTTTGATAGGTGGGCTCGATGGAGGCCGAAATGCCAACGATGTTCGAAATGGTGGCGGTCGGCGCGATGGCCACGCAGTTGGAATTGCGCATCCCATGGGTCTTGATTCGGCTGCGCAGCGACTCCCAGTCCAGGGTCGATGACATATCCACTTCCACATAGCCGCCACGCTCGTCGGCTAACATCTTCAGGGTGTCGAGCGGCAAAATGCCACGGTCCCAGAGCGAGCCACGGAACGAGGAATACGCGCCGCGCTCTTCTGCCAACTCGGTGGAAGCCCAATAGGCGTTGTAGCAGACCGCCTCCATGGAACGGTCTGCGAACTCCACGGCCTCTTGGCTAGCGTAGGGCACGCGCATGGCGTGCAGGGCCTCTTGGAAGCCCATGATGCCCAGGCCGACCGGGCGGTGACGGATGTTCGAGTTACGGGCCTTGGCAACCGCGTAGTAGTTGATGTCGATCACGTTGTCGAGCATCCGCATGGCCGTTTTAATGGTGCGATGGATCTTGTCGAGATCGAGCTCAAGTCCGGGCCGGCCAACGGCAGGCTTTAAGTGATGGACCAGGTTGACCGAACCCAGGTTGCAGACGGCAATCTCGCTGTCATTGGTATTGAGCGTGATCTCCGTGCAGAGATTGGATGAATGCACCACGCCAACATGCTGCTGGGGGCTGCGAATATTGCAGGGATCTTTGAAGGTGATCCAGGGGTGGCCCGTCTCAAAGAGCATGGTCAACATCTTGCGCCACAAAGACAGGGCCGGCATGCGCTTGAAGTGTTTGATGTCACCACGGTCAGCCTTGGCTTCATAGGCCACATAGGCCTCTTCAAACGCCTTGCCGAACTTGTCGTGAAGGTCTGGCACATCCGAAGGCGAAAAGAGCGTCCACTCACCGGCTTCCATGACCCGCTTCATGAAGAGGTCAGGAATCCAGTTGGCGGTGTTCATGTCGTGGGTGCGACGGCGATCGTCACCGGTGTTCTTGCGCAGCTCCAGGAATTCTTCCACGTCCAGGTGCCAGGACTCGAGATAAGTGCAGACCGCGCCCTTGCGCTTGCCACCCTGGTTCACGGCAACCGCCGTGTCGTTGACGACTTTCAGAAAAGGCACCACACCCTGGCTCTTGCCGTTGGTTCCCTTGATATGGGCGCCAAGTGCACGCACCGGCGTCCAGTCATTGCCCAGGCCGCCCGCATATTTGGCGAGCAGGGCATTTTCTTTGATCGCCTCGTAGATGCCATCGAGATCATCGGCCACCGTTGACAGGTAGCAAGACGACAGCTGGGAGTGGGTGGTGCCCGAGTTAAAGAGGGTTGGTGTTGAGCTCATGAAATCAAAGCTCGACAGCAGCTGATAAAACTCAATGGCTCGGTCTTCACGGTTTAGCTCATTTAAGGCCAGGCCCATGGCGACCCGCATGAAAAATGCCTGAGGCATCTCGATACGGCGGCCCTCGCCGCTGAAATTGTCGTTGCGATCAATCAGGAAATAGCGGTCATACAGGGTCTGCAGGCCCAAGTAATCAAACTGCAGGTCGCGCTTGGCATCAATCGCTGCAGCCATTTTCTGCAGGTCAAAACGGGAGAGCTCTTCGTTTAGTAGGCCAATCTCGACGCCCTTCTTGATGAATCGAGGGAAGTACTCCTTGTAGCGACTAGACATTTCGGCCTGCGGGACATCGGCCTGCAGGATTTCCTTGCGAATCGTGTGCAGCAACAGACGGGCGGTGACTTTTGCATAGGCGGGATCCTTTTCAACAAGTGCGCGGGCCGCCAGGATGGCGGATTTGAAGACCTCTTCGAGCGGCACACCGTCATAGAGATTCTTAACGGTGTCTTCCATCACGGCGTCAGCGCTGACCGCATCGCCAAGCTCGGCGCATGCCGAGGTGATGATGTCGCGCAGCCAAGCCTGATTGAGTGGCTGTGGCTGGCCGTCGACCAGCATACGCAGTGCTGTGGGTGCATGCTCGACCGAAGATGGGTCTGCCTTTTGTTTGGCGGCACGCTCCTGAGCGCGACGCTCGCGATACAGCACATAAGCGCGGGCCACTTCGTGCTCGCCCGAACGCATCAGGCCAAGTTCGACTTGGTCTTGGATGTCTTCAATATGCAGGGTGCCGCCAGCCGGCAGGCGGCGCAACAGGGCCATCACCACCTGATTGGTGAGTGACTCCGTGATCTCGCGAATACGTGCAGAAGCCGCACCCTGGTTGCCCTGAACAGCCAAAAAGGCCTTGGTCATGGCCACCTGAATTTTGGATGGCTCAAACCCAACAACGGCTCCGTTTCGCCGAATGATCTTAATGTCCGAGATATTGGCCTGCGCAGACAGTCCGCCCAAGGTTTGACCCGACTCGCCCATGCTGCCTGGCATGACGCCAGATGGGGGGTTGGTGGTTTGTGATTCTGCGCTCCATTGCATCATGGACGAACTCCCTCAATTTATTGATTTGTTTGGTGGTGGTTGCGATCGGGGCGCTACGACGGGGCGCCTAAAAACACTAGATCTAGTAGTTTTTATGTCGTTCGGGACCTAATTCTAGTAGTCAGGAGAAAAACGGAGCAAGTGCTTTTTTTTGAGAAAAAACCCCCAGAGACACCGCATCTTCAGCCCAAAGCCTTATGCCAATTGGAAAAAATATTGAAGGCCCATATAGAGCGGGGCTTGCAGACAGAAAAGTCCGAGAAAGGCGCTTAAATTGGGCCTCTCCCAAACAAGCGCTTCGTTAGAACTGCGGAAAAACCCTTAGAGCGAATCCGGCAATGGCCGATGCAAAACACAGCCTCGGTTTTTCAATCGGCCAAGAAAGTCAGACCAAGAGAAGTTTGGTCCAGGGTCTGTCTTGCGACCAGGTGCGATATCGCTGTGGCCGGCTACCCATCGCAGGCTAGGAAGTTGATCGGCGATCGCCGCCGACAATTTGGCGAGCTGGGTCATCTGCACTTCGGCGAAAGCATCTGAATCACAGCCTTCCAACTCGATCCCCACTGAAAAATCATTACAGGCTGTGCGCCCCTGAAATGCTGACTGACCAGCATGCCAAGCCCGCCCATAGAGACCAACAAATTGAACGATCACCCCATCACGTCGAATGAAAAAGTGTGACGAGACCCGAAGCCCCGCCAAATCCGAAAATGACGGATGGGCCTGTAGATCAAGCCGGCCTTGAAACAAGGCCTCGATGTGGCCGCCTCCATAGACTCCTGCAGGCAGACTAATGTTGTGAATGACCAAAAGATCGATGGGCAGCCCGGTAGGCCGCTCATCTGCATGAGGCGATGGGATTTTTTCTGCGCCATCGATCAACCAGCCCTGGGCATCAAATCGAAGCTCCATGTTCAAAACCCGTGGCGCAATCGAACGCTTAGAAAAATGGGCTATCGGGGGCCAAGATTACGATGGGTCATGCTGCAATAGCCCTGGCCCTCTTTCCAAACGGCATCGGTTGCAGGAAGCCTTGCGCCGCAGTGGGCGCATTGAATCAGTTTGGCCTGATTGGCCGCCTGATCGCTCGGGGGTGGTCTGCGTGAGCCCATGGTTTTTTTCAGCAGCCATAAACCAAGGCCCACCAACACCATGATGATCAGAATGCGTCCGAGCATGGCTATTCCTTATCGCTTGAGCAAGACTTCTAAAACGAAACTCGAGCCCACATAGGCCAGCAGCAGCGCAATAAATCCCGCAAGTGTCCAACGTGCAGCCACCTTGCCGCGCCAGCCCCACCAGCGATGGCCCAGCAGTAGGGTCAACGACAGACACCAAGAGGCGATCGTAAAGACCGTCTTGTGGTCCCAACGCAGCAAGCCATAGCCACGCTCAAGGCTAACCGCCATTCCAGAAATCAGGGTGAACGTCACCAGTGCAAAGCCAAAGAAGACCACGCGAACCAGCATCTGATCCAGGCCAATCAAGGGTGGCAGGCCCTGCCACCAGCCAGGCTGATCGATTGAAAACTTGCGTGTCTGATGCAGCGCCTTTTCCATGGCCAACATGACCAGGGCCGTGGCAGCGGCAATCGTGAACGTGCTGTAGGCCAGCATGGCCAAAAGCAAATGAATGCGAAAGACGCCGTCCACCGAGCTAGTCAGCAGCCTGCCCGGAAAGACCATGGGCAACACGACCGACACCGCTGCCGCGATGAATACACCACGTGTAATCGGCGGCAGTCGCTGAAACCAAGACTCAATCCAAAGCAGCACCACCGCCAGCCAGAGCGTCCAGGAAATCGAGATGGCAAAGCCAAACTTCAGGCCATTTTGATGAAACCAGTTGGGCAGTAGCGATGCGCCATGCAGCCCAATCACCAGAAGCAGGCCAATCTGGCCAGCCCGGGACGCCAAGGGCATCACCGCAGCCTGGCCGCTAGAGCGGTGCAGCCAGGCCAGGCCAAAATAGCCGATGCCAGCAAGCAGGGTCACAGCGCCGTAAAATGTGGTTTCCATACTGATTGCAGTGTAGCGCAGCATGCTCGAAAACCTAACTGAACGGCTCGCCCGGGTTGTCAAGACCATCAAGGGTGAGGCCCGCCTGACCGAATCCAACACGCAGGACATGCTGCGTGAAGTTCGGCTCGCGCTTTTGGATGCCGACGTTGCGCTCCATGTGGTCAAAGACTTTATCGCCAAGGTCAAGGAAAAGGCCCTTGGTGAAGAAGTTCAGAGCAGCCTGACACCGGGCCAGGCGCTGGTGGGCATTGTGAACCGCGAGCTTGTGGCCCTGATGGCGGGCGAAGACGATCCGCTCCAACTGCGCCGCGGCCTGAATCTGGCCACCACACCGCCCGCGATTGTCTTGATG
The nucleotide sequence above comes from beta proteobacterium MWH-UniP1. Encoded proteins:
- a CDS encoding glycine zipper 2TM domain-containing protein, whose translation is MTPSVSIPSKKQPSLRAMVGVTAALGLAVLVSGCATQSSSSAVYRADETQREQTVRMATVESVRKVMIQRDSKGIGVIGGAVVGGLAGSSAGGGRGQDIATVLGAIGGMVAGQAIENQSNQREGLEVIVKYDSGETRVIVQEADVDVKAGDRVRVISGGGVLRISK
- the ccsA gene encoding cytochrome c biogenesis protein CcsA, producing METTFYGAVTLLAGIGYFGLAWLHRSSGQAAVMPLASRAGQIGLLLVIGLHGASLLPNWFHQNGLKFGFAISISWTLWLAVVLLWIESWFQRLPPITRGVFIAAAVSVVLPMVFPGRLLTSSVDGVFRIHLLLAMLAYSTFTIAAATALVMLAMEKALHQTRKFSIDQPGWWQGLPPLIGLDQMLVRVVFFGFALVTFTLISGMAVSLERGYGLLRWDHKTVFTIASWCLSLTLLLGHRWWGWRGKVAARWTLAGFIALLLAYVGSSFVLEVLLKR
- a CDS encoding PP0621 family protein; its protein translation is MLGRILIIMVLVGLGLWLLKKTMGSRRPPPSDQAANQAKLIQCAHCGARLPATDAVWKEGQGYCSMTHRNLGPR
- a CDS encoding ribonucleoside-diphosphate reductase subunit alpha yields the protein MGESGQTLGGLSAQANISDIKIIRRNGAVVGFEPSKIQVAMTKAFLAVQGNQGAASARIREITESLTNQVVMALLRRLPAGGTLHIEDIQDQVELGLMRSGEHEVARAYVLYRERRAQERAAKQKADPSSVEHAPTALRMLVDGQPQPLNQAWLRDIITSACAELGDAVSADAVMEDTVKNLYDGVPLEEVFKSAILAARALVEKDPAYAKVTARLLLHTIRKEILQADVPQAEMSSRYKEYFPRFIKKGVEIGLLNEELSRFDLQKMAAAIDAKRDLQFDYLGLQTLYDRYFLIDRNDNFSGEGRRIEMPQAFFMRVAMGLALNELNREDRAIEFYQLLSSFDFMSSTPTLFNSGTTHSQLSSCYLSTVADDLDGIYEAIKENALLAKYAGGLGNDWTPVRALGAHIKGTNGKSQGVVPFLKVVNDTAVAVNQGGKRKGAVCTYLESWHLDVEEFLELRKNTGDDRRRTHDMNTANWIPDLFMKRVMEAGEWTLFSPSDVPDLHDKFGKAFEEAYVAYEAKADRGDIKHFKRMPALSLWRKMLTMLFETGHPWITFKDPCNIRSPQQHVGVVHSSNLCTEITLNTNDSEIAVCNLGSVNLVHHLKPAVGRPGLELDLDKIHRTIKTAMRMLDNVIDINYYAVAKARNSNIRHRPVGLGIMGFQEALHAMRVPYASQEAVEFADRSMEAVCYNAYWASTELAEERGAYSSFRGSLWDRGILPLDTLKMLADERGGYVEVDMSSTLDWESLRSRIKTHGMRNSNCVAIAPTATISNIVGISASIEPTYQNLYVKSNLSGEFTVVNEYLVQDLKKLGLWDEVMVADLKYFDGSLAKIDRVPPELRQLYATAFEVDTRWMVECAARRQKWIDQAQSLNIYMAGASGKKLDETYKLAWLRGLKTTYYLRTMGATHAEKSTITTGQLNAVPVAGGVVAGAVADSAAGSDVKFCSIDNPECEACQ
- the ampD gene encoding 1,6-anhydro-N-acetylmuramyl-L-alanine amidase AmpD, with product MELRFDAQGWLIDGAEKIPSPHADERPTGLPIDLLVIHNISLPAGVYGGGHIEALFQGRLDLQAHPSFSDLAGLRVSSHFFIRRDGVIVQFVGLYGRAWHAGQSAFQGRTACNDFSVGIELEGCDSDAFAEVQMTQLAKLSAAIADQLPSLRWVAGHSDIAPGRKTDPGPNFSWSDFLGRLKNRGCVLHRPLPDSL
- a CDS encoding histone H1-like repetitive region-containing protein, with the translated sequence MAEEAKKKAKKRPAAKKKTAAKKPAAKKRAAAKKPAAKKRVAAKKPAAKKAGAKRKAAKKPAAKKRAAAKKPAAKRKAAKKPAAKKAGAKRKAAKKPAAKKAGAKRKAAKKPAAKKAGVKRKAGKKRAKKAAAAPAAAATLSSTWPFPTGSRP
- a CDS encoding ribonucleotide-diphosphate reductase subunit beta, which produces MLNWEDSSTAIAQTPNLATGALNATPALQPVAASFTPQAQAPAGVGTASAVPSQDSAQARRVRVEDKRIINAATDVNQLVPFKYKWAWEKYLAGCANHWMPQEINMSRDIATWKDPNGLTEDERRLIKRNLGFFVTADSLAANNIVLGTYRHITAPECRQYLLRQAFEEAIHTHAYQYIVESLGLDEGEIFNAYHEVASIRDKDEFLIPFIDTLTDPEFKTGTPEADQKLLKSLIVFACLMEGLFFYVGFVQILALGRQNKMTGAAEQYQYILRDESMHCNFGIDLINTIKLENPHLWTPEFREELRGLFQKAVELEYRYAEDTMPRGVLGLNASMFKSYLRYIANRRCQQIGLEPIFGNEENPFPWMAEMVDLKKERNFFETRVIEYQTGGALSWE
- a CDS encoding carbohydrate kinase family protein, translating into MSVQISGSIAFDTIMVFEGRFREHILPDQVHMLNVAFLAPQMRQEFGGCAANIAYTLRGLGQPCGLLGAIGKDGADYLQRLQQLGIHTSQVLSADDCFSAQAFITTDMDDNQITAFHPGAMSRAGEVGLPTEEIRLGIVSPNGKDAMLRHAREFAGRKIPFVFDPGQAMPMFNADELDGFVEQAHWVAVNDYEGHMLAEKLGTSLSALAKRVPGGLIVTRGAEGVDLIEQSGMTRVEGLDAANVFGHKAVDPTGCGDAFRGGLLFGLAKGASLIDSARLGNIMGAMKVVHRGGQNHPVDPRIVAQHLKALYPDSASRLGSHLE
- a CDS encoding YggT family protein; translation: MNILWLAIKTVGSLFVVACLLRAYLQVVRLHAQNPISRLTFQMTDWIVLPLRRLLPGFGGFDWASALAGLLIALVLVVIFYFLMGVGLFADSPSLQKPVRPFGWLVALAALWMLSWSLQLAVVLLIVSVALSWLNPLHPLKPVFDLLVAPMLLPFQKLMGRGPGRQAGLDLSPIGAFLMLQIASAVIAEMESGVMRHLF